The Macrococcoides canis genome has a window encoding:
- a CDS encoding FUSC family protein, whose product MKINWFKKLIGARTIKTGLATFLTALICQLLNLPAIFAVITSIVSIEPTARASLKKAFVRFPASILGAFIAVTSTYFLGDSPLSYSIAATVTIFVCYKLKLYDGLLVASLTAVAMVPNIHQDFAFNFFSRLATTTIGLTTAGVVNFFVLPPKYHVQIAQLLDTLETKLMTMLALRTTEINSGLSDLSGVIPMVEESNKLISKIDTLLQYQKEELQFHEDKAIKYEITQLKHRLDVNRLIQLHVNQMILLPDGTHFTLTDDEKEALNQLVYAFKQFGADRTYTPDRKSLSLLKMSVKHLTEFDDNQMRSHYIYEILMINRLLMDHPNKVK is encoded by the coding sequence ATGAAAATTAACTGGTTCAAGAAATTAATCGGTGCAAGAACAATTAAAACAGGTCTTGCAACATTTTTAACAGCACTCATCTGTCAATTACTAAACTTGCCTGCCATCTTTGCGGTAATTACATCGATCGTTTCAATTGAACCGACGGCACGTGCTTCCTTAAAGAAAGCATTCGTGAGATTTCCAGCATCGATTCTTGGTGCCTTTATCGCAGTGACAAGCACATACTTTCTAGGGGACTCACCATTAAGTTATAGTATCGCTGCGACTGTGACAATCTTTGTCTGTTATAAATTGAAACTATACGACGGCCTACTCGTAGCAAGTCTTACCGCAGTAGCGATGGTACCAAACATCCATCAGGACTTTGCATTTAATTTCTTCTCCCGACTTGCGACGACGACGATTGGTCTGACAACTGCCGGTGTTGTCAATTTCTTCGTATTACCTCCGAAGTATCATGTACAGATTGCACAACTTCTTGATACACTTGAAACGAAGTTAATGACGATGTTGGCACTACGCACAACAGAAATCAATTCGGGATTATCTGATTTAAGCGGAGTAATTCCAATGGTAGAAGAATCTAATAAATTGATTAGTAAGATAGATACTTTGCTGCAATATCAAAAAGAAGAACTACAGTTTCATGAAGACAAAGCGATTAAATATGAAATTACACAGTTAAAACATCGCCTCGATGTCAATCGCCTCATCCAGCTGCATGTGAACCAGATGATATTACTGCCAGACGGCACACATTTCACTTTAACCGATGATGAAAAAGAAGCTTTGAATCAATTAGTCTACGCATTTAAACAATTTGGTGCAGACCGAACATACACTCCTGACAGAAAGTCGCTTAGTCTGCTAAAGATGAGTGTGAAGCATTTGACGGAATTTGATGATAACCAGATGCGCAGTCATTACATCTATGAAATATTGATGATTAACAGATTACTTATGGATCATCCGAATAAAGTAAAATAA
- the ric gene encoding iron-sulfur cluster repair di-iron protein, with translation MITANMKVSEIVKQLPKSADIFRSNRIDFCCGGDIPLSEAVNEKSAPLDALLEEINRLDNGTTDGLDVQYLDNRSLINYIQNKYHKPLEEEFKNLMPYVTKVAKVHGERHPHLLEVKTLVMKLRDALIEHTKDEDENVFPLIIEYSDNPTDELREQLQPHIDELETEHDGAGEVLKRLREITNDFTPPVDACGTYRVVYQRLAMLERETFQHVHLENNVLFERL, from the coding sequence ATGATTACAGCAAATATGAAAGTATCAGAAATCGTTAAACAACTACCTAAGTCTGCAGATATATTCAGAAGCAACCGAATTGATTTTTGCTGTGGAGGAGATATTCCGTTAAGTGAAGCGGTAAATGAAAAAAGCGCACCGCTCGACGCGCTGCTTGAAGAAATTAATCGATTAGATAATGGGACAACGGACGGTTTAGACGTTCAATACCTGGATAACAGAAGTTTAATCAACTACATTCAAAATAAATACCATAAGCCACTTGAAGAGGAATTCAAGAATTTGATGCCGTACGTAACGAAAGTAGCGAAAGTACATGGGGAGAGACATCCGCATTTACTCGAAGTTAAAACATTAGTGATGAAATTAAGAGATGCATTGATCGAACATACGAAAGATGAAGATGAAAATGTATTCCCGCTCATTATTGAATATAGCGATAATCCGACAGATGAATTACGTGAGCAACTGCAGCCACATATCGATGAGCTGGAAACAGAGCATGATGGCGCAGGAGAAGTTTTAAAAAGATTACGCGAGATTACAAATGACTTCACGCCACCAGTAGATGCATGCGGAACATACAGAGTCGTGTATCAGCGATTAGCAATGCTTGAACGTGAGACATTCCAGCATGTGCATCTGGAGAATAACGTATTGTTTGAAAGACTATAA
- a CDS encoding FAD-dependent oxidoreductase, whose translation MKNEHISYWSQSAEVIKVAPLDKSMQTEILIIGAGMAGILNAYELNKRGHKVTVVDAHELAQLTSAHTTAKLTLQHFTPYQMLLKNIGEAGAKLYHESQLDGIEIYRQLIEKYNIQCDYEPMSNYIVSNGDKEKFIEDEYKAHQTIGIHSELHKGDQGLPFPTSIGLEIKEQAQFNPVKFMAQMIEICIEEGVTFYQSTPVKYIEGNIAYTDQHEITFDHVVMASQYPVQTDGERRYALQAERAYIITASGYDTFKYGMFQYMDDPMMSIRHFHTQNGEALILAGGNHLTGAANDPKASYEALEDQARKYFNAKDITGRWSAQDLNTPDTVPYIGRYNKRDNVWVISGFNKFGMLFSAVSSHIISDLLEGKDNKYEAILDPERDHGLKANIMSEANKGVQLVKGEILSLNEFESVNDRTKDAVIYNDNGSLKGVINTTASREVVPFCTYCDSLLKYNNAEDSWDCPSDGSRFDQFGEVLHGPAVEKLK comes from the coding sequence ATGAAGAATGAACATATTTCTTATTGGTCACAATCAGCTGAAGTGATTAAGGTCGCTCCACTCGATAAAAGTATGCAGACAGAAATACTTATTATCGGGGCAGGAATGGCGGGCATATTAAATGCGTATGAACTGAATAAAAGAGGACATAAAGTAACGGTCGTAGATGCACATGAACTTGCACAGTTAACTTCTGCACATACGACGGCTAAATTAACGTTACAACATTTTACGCCTTATCAGATGCTGCTTAAAAATATTGGTGAAGCAGGGGCAAAGCTGTACCACGAATCTCAATTAGATGGCATCGAAATTTATCGTCAGCTCATTGAAAAGTATAATATTCAGTGTGACTACGAACCTATGTCTAACTATATCGTAAGCAATGGTGACAAAGAGAAGTTCATAGAAGATGAATACAAGGCACATCAAACTATCGGTATTCATTCTGAACTCCATAAAGGAGATCAAGGGTTACCTTTTCCAACTTCGATAGGTCTTGAGATTAAAGAACAGGCTCAGTTTAATCCAGTTAAATTTATGGCACAGATGATAGAAATTTGTATTGAAGAAGGTGTAACATTCTATCAATCTACTCCTGTAAAATATATTGAAGGGAATATCGCATATACAGATCAGCATGAAATTACATTTGACCATGTTGTAATGGCATCTCAATATCCTGTTCAAACAGACGGTGAAAGAAGATATGCATTACAAGCAGAACGTGCGTATATTATTACAGCTAGCGGTTACGATACATTTAAATACGGTATGTTTCAATACATGGACGACCCGATGATGTCTATTCGCCATTTCCATACACAGAATGGTGAAGCGTTGATACTTGCAGGAGGGAATCATCTGACAGGTGCAGCAAATGATCCGAAAGCATCATATGAAGCGCTTGAAGATCAGGCGAGAAAGTACTTTAATGCTAAAGATATTACAGGACGCTGGTCTGCACAAGATTTGAATACACCGGATACAGTTCCGTATATTGGAAGATATAATAAGCGCGATAATGTATGGGTGATTTCTGGCTTCAATAAATTCGGTATGCTATTTAGTGCGGTATCTTCGCATATCATCTCTGATTTACTGGAAGGTAAAGATAATAAATACGAAGCAATATTAGATCCAGAAAGAGATCATGGATTAAAGGCGAATATTATGTCTGAAGCAAATAAAGGAGTTCAGTTAGTCAAAGGTGAAATATTGTCGCTTAATGAATTTGAGTCTGTAAATGACAGGACAAAAGATGCAGTTATATATAATGACAATGGTAGTCTGAAAGGAGTTATCAATACGACAGCATCTCGAGAAGTAGTTCCGTTTTGTACGTATTGTGACAGCCTGCTTAAATATAATAATGCTGAAGATTCATGGGATTGCCCGTCAGACGGATCTCGCTTTGATCAGTTTGGAGAAGTTCTTCATGGACCAGCAGTTGAAAAATTAAAATAA